A DNA window from Carcharodon carcharias isolate sCarCar2 chromosome 39 unlocalized genomic scaffold, sCarCar2.pri SUPER_39_unloc_5, whole genome shotgun sequence contains the following coding sequences:
- the cdc42ep5 gene encoding cdc42 effector protein 5: MPILKPLGQSGPQGKRRSRLDLTREMISAPLGDFRHTMHVGRGGEAFGDTSFLSKRREEGEVQPEGGCGGQRVAQQGAALPPSSSSSPPPPPPPPPPPPPDPSTGSMRAAESVLSLFQVDLGPSMLSEVLGVMEKGAGPSDRTLGTRGPERVGEPVSPSVRREQEGQEEEEEEEEEEEEGQGNFTFEEEDEEIGV, from the exons ATGCCCATCCTGAAGCCGTTGGGCCAGAGCGGGCCCCAGGGCAAGAGGCGGTCCCGGTTGGACCTGACCCGCGAGATGATCAGTGCCCCGCTGGGCGACTTCCGGCACACCATGCAcgtggggagggggggcgaggCCTTCGGGGACACCTCCTTCCTCAGCAAGAGgcgggaggagggg gaggtccaGCCCGAGGGAGGTTGCGGGGGGCAGAGGGTGGCCCAGCAGGGGGCGGccttgcccccctcctcctcctcctccccccctcctcctcctcctcctcctcctcctccgcctccTGACCCCTCCACGGGGTCCATGAGGGCGGCCGAGTCCGTGCTCTCCCTGTTCCAGGTGGACCTGGGCCCCTCCATGCTGAGCGAGGtcctgggggtgatggagaagggaGCCGGCCCCTCGGACCGGACCCTGGGGACGCGGGGgccagagagggtgggggaaccGGTCAGCCCCTCGGTCCGGAGGGAgcaggaggggcaggaggaggaggaggaggaggaggaggaggaggaggagggacaaGGCAACTTCACCTTTGAAGAGGAGGACGAAGAAATCGGAGTGTGA